One Malus domestica chromosome 11, GDT2T_hap1 genomic region harbors:
- the LOC103447818 gene encoding mitochondrial hydrolase YKR070W: MSLRILRNAWRSRNGDLLSSAFSQIIIRSFSQLSSQSTPDAFGIAFDIDGVVLRSEAPIGGSPRAFGRLYENSGNLRIPYVFLTNGGGFSESKRALELSSLLGVKISPLQVLQGHTPFKQLVNRFENELIVAVGKGEPAAVMAEYGFKNVLSIDEYASCFENIDPLAPYKKWITKQVADQYSTVKAVAAKDLVLSQRVQAAFVVSDSVDWSRDIQVLCDILRTGGLPGRGIGHQPQLYFANDDLAYQAAFPSERFGMGAFRIALESIFNRIHPHALEYTTFGKPNPFVFKNAELVLKQLVLSLQDKVQVLNPANAGSHNFKTLYMIGDNPAVDINGARQAGHPWFSILTRTGVFKGKENHAEFPADLVVDTVEEAVDFILRKECSS; the protein is encoded by the exons ATGAGCCTCCGAATTCTGAGAAATGCTTGGCGGAGCCGAAACGGTGACCTACTGTCATCCGCTTTCTCCCAAATCATCATACGCTCATTCTCGCAACTCTCCTCGCAGTCCACACC GGATGCCTTCGGCATTGCGTTCGACATCGACGGCGTCGTTTTACGAAGCGAAGCTCCCATCGGAGGCTCTCCTCGGGCCTTCGGAAGATTGTACGAAAATTCTG GTAATCTCAGGATTCCATACGTGTTCTTGACAAATG GAGGTGGGTTTAGTGAATCCAAAAGAGCCCTTGAGTTAAGTTCACTTTTAGGAGTGAAGATTTCACCTTTACAG GTTTTACAGGGCCATACACCTTTTAAGCAGTTAGTAAACAG ATTTGAGAATGAACTCATTGTTGCTGTGGGAAAAGGAGAACCTGCTGCTGTGATGGCTGAATATGGATTTAA aAATGTTCTTTCAATTGATGAATATGCATCCTGCTTCGAAAACATTGACCCGCTAGCACCATATAAAAAATGGATAACTAAGCAAGTTGCTGATCAGTATAGCACAGTTAAGGCTGTTGCTGCCAAAGATCTTGTTCTCTCACAAAGAGTTCAGGCGGCGTTTGTAGTTAGTGATTCTGTTGATTGGAGCAGAGACATTCAG GTTCTATGCGACATTTTAAGAACCGGTGGTCTTCCTGGTCGGGGAATTGGACACCAACCACAGCTGTATTTTGCGAATGATGACCTTGCATACCAG GCTGCTTTTCCTTCTGAGCGTTTTGGAATGGGAGCTTTCAGAATAGCACTGGAATCCATCTTTAATAG AATCCACCCTCATGCTCTGGAGTATACAACTTTCGGGAAGCCAAATCCATTCGTATTCAAGAATGCAGAACTTGTACTTAAGCAACTTGTGTTATCTCTTCAAGACAAGGTTCAAGTTCTCAATCCAGCAAATGCTGGAAGCCATAATTTCAAAACACTGTATATGATAGGAGATAATCCTGCAGTTGACATCAATGGCGCACGGCAG GCTGGCCATCCCTGGTTTTCTATTCTGACAAGGACAGGGGTTTTCAAGGGAAAGGAAAATCATGCTGAGTTTCCGGCGGATCTG GTTGTTGACACTGTGGAAGAAGCTGTGGACTTTATTTTGAGAAAGGAGTGCAGCTCTTAG